The sequence below is a genomic window from Ottowia sp. SB7-C50.
CAGGCCGATGCGCTCGGCTTCTTCGCCCGTCACGGCTTCGCACAGCATCAGGTAGTACTTGGCCTTGGCCATGCCGCACAGCAGCGGCCAGCAGATGGCGGCATGGTCACCCGCCGCCACGCCCAGGCGCGTATGGCCGTCCACGATCTTCGCGCTCTTGGCGGCAATCGAGATGTCGGCCAGCAGCCCCGCCACCAGCCCCGCGCCCACCGCCGGGCCGTGCATGGCGCTGACGATGGGCTTGTCGCAGTTGATGACGTTGTAGACCAGGTCGCGCGCCTCTTTCCACACGCGCGTGCGCACGGCAAAGTCGCTGGCCATGTCCTGCACCAGCGCCAGGTCGCCGCCGCCCGAAAAGCCCATGCCTTCGCCGCGCAGCACCACGGCGCGCACGCTGTCGTCCTGGTCGATGTCGCGCCAGATCTCGCACAGCTCCCAGTGGCCGTCGTGCGCGGCGGTGGGCAGCTTGCCGTTCTTGGCCCTCATCTGCAGGTCCAGCACGGCGTTGTTGGCGCCGCGGCGCGTGATGTTGAAGGTGGTGTAGCGGCTGTAATCGACGGTGCGGCTCATGGGTGTCTCCTCGGAAATGATGCGAACGATGATAGCGAGGCGCCGCAAGCGCCCGATGCCGCTATGCTGCCCGCATGAAAGCCCTGTTCCACCTGGCCTACCACGTGACGGACCTTGACGCGGCGCGCCGCTTCTACGGCGGCGTGCTGGGCTGCCGCGAAGGCCGCAGCACCGACACGTGGGTCGATTTCGACTTCTTCGGCCACCAGATCTCGCTGCACCTGGGCGAGCCGTTCAAGACCACCGACACCGGCCGCGTGGGCGACCACTGGGTTCCAATGCCGCACCTGGGCCTAATCCTGCAGCGCGCCGACTGGCAGGCCATGGCCGACCGGCTGACCGCTGCCGGCACCGCGTTCGTCATCGCGCCGCACCTGCGCTTTGCCGGCCAGCCGGGCGAGCAATGGACCATGTTCTTCCGCGATCCGTTCGGCAATCCGATCGAGGTCAAGGGCTTCGAGGACCTGGCGTCGGTGTACGCTGCCTGACGCCTCAGGCCGCCGGCCGCGCGCGAAA
It includes:
- a CDS encoding enoyl-CoA hydratase/isomerase family protein yields the protein MSRTVDYSRYTTFNITRRGANNAVLDLQMRAKNGKLPTAAHDGHWELCEIWRDIDQDDSVRAVVLRGEGMGFSGGGDLALVQDMASDFAVRTRVWKEARDLVYNVINCDKPIVSAMHGPAVGAGLVAGLLADISIAAKSAKIVDGHTRLGVAAGDHAAICWPLLCGMAKAKYYLMLCEAVTGEEAERIGLVSLAVEDDQLLDKAYEVADKLAAGSTTAIRWTKYSLNNWYRQAGPSFDTSLALEFMGFAGPDVQEGVASLRERRAPKYSTP
- a CDS encoding VOC family protein encodes the protein MKALFHLAYHVTDLDAARRFYGGVLGCREGRSTDTWVDFDFFGHQISLHLGEPFKTTDTGRVGDHWVPMPHLGLILQRADWQAMADRLTAAGTAFVIAPHLRFAGQPGEQWTMFFRDPFGNPIEVKGFEDLASVYAA